A single Pseudomonas sp. DC1.2 DNA region contains:
- a CDS encoding response regulator: MRSLKILILEHNPFRMIALHQMFNAMGVYDVLTAPSMTAALRSLDRRGVVDIALCDPQLGDGDGIALVRHLTQYREARALILLGNVGSHAMPELKTMLAYSDVTLLGHLGSPVSAVLMRGLLDAYQQGLAIQVRA, translated from the coding sequence ATGCGTTCGCTAAAAATTCTGATTCTGGAACACAATCCTTTTCGGATGATCGCCTTACACCAGATGTTCAACGCCATGGGCGTCTACGACGTGCTGACGGCGCCCTCGATGACGGCGGCGCTCCGTTCGCTGGACCGCAGGGGCGTGGTCGACATCGCTCTGTGCGATCCGCAACTCGGTGACGGTGACGGGATTGCGTTGGTGCGACATTTGACGCAATACCGTGAGGCTCGTGCCCTTATTTTGCTGGGTAATGTGGGGTCGCATGCCATGCCGGAGCTGAAAACCATGCTGGCTTACAGTGACGTAACGTTGTTGGGGCATCTGGGTTCGCCCGTCTCGGCGGTGTTGATGAGGGGGTTGCTGGACGCCTATCAGCAAGGCTTGGCCATTCAAGTCAGGGCTTGA
- a CDS encoding DUF3509 domain-containing protein, which produces MESISLLLGEALSPYQVTLAPSGAHGECLVTLKNAAGAIVVERAFNQAQLTDKWLLTDVVDGLHRDVLIAEGRLEPCVIAALRNAAQDKILASRN; this is translated from the coding sequence ATGGAAAGTATCAGTCTATTGCTCGGTGAGGCTCTGAGCCCGTATCAGGTTACGCTCGCCCCTTCGGGTGCGCACGGCGAATGCCTGGTGACTTTGAAGAATGCGGCTGGCGCCATTGTGGTGGAGCGTGCATTCAATCAGGCGCAGCTTACCGATAAGTGGTTGCTGACAGATGTCGTCGATGGCTTGCACCGTGATGTGCTGATTGCCGAAGGACGTCTTGAGCCTTGCGTGATTGCTGCTTTGCGCAATGCTGCCCAGGACAAAATCCTGGCCAGCCGAAATTGA
- a CDS encoding TIGR02285 family protein, producing the protein MTKDRSQNCVKTGQSKLRRLLSSTLLDNRCRCTSALFALLVGHASSVGAQPKETLIWLVRDLPPMTIFEGPKKGQGVIDHLMPFLIAGMPQYNHTVIRVNRARGIQMLHETTFTCDPALIRTQEREQWIAFSTPAFLAVTNGLVIRQSNRSALAPYLVDGEVDLPALMNSGKQKIGVIAERSYGPYFDALLEKAPTGALTAHYGNDALGSLLQMQRLGRLQMVLGYWPEIRYQASHENIGNDELAFYPVKGTGKYLPGYIGCSATPQGKQAIIEINKLLGTLPHDRLNQAYADWLDPERRSDYLEEAKVFFEKPAAQ; encoded by the coding sequence ATGACGAAGGACAGGTCGCAAAACTGCGTGAAGACGGGGCAATCTAAGCTGAGGCGCCTGCTGTCATCCACCCTCCTTGACAACCGGTGCAGGTGTACCTCAGCGCTTTTTGCGCTACTGGTGGGCCATGCGTCCTCTGTCGGTGCGCAGCCAAAAGAGACATTGATCTGGTTGGTGCGCGACCTGCCGCCAATGACTATTTTTGAAGGCCCGAAAAAAGGCCAGGGCGTGATCGATCATCTGATGCCGTTTTTGATCGCAGGCATGCCGCAATACAACCACACCGTGATACGCGTGAATCGGGCCCGCGGCATCCAGATGCTCCACGAAACAACTTTTACCTGCGACCCCGCACTGATCCGGACTCAGGAACGCGAACAATGGATAGCGTTTTCCACGCCGGCATTTCTTGCTGTGACGAACGGCCTGGTCATTCGTCAGAGCAACCGATCGGCGCTGGCCCCTTATCTGGTTGATGGCGAAGTCGATCTGCCTGCCCTGATGAACAGTGGCAAACAGAAAATCGGCGTAATTGCTGAACGCAGTTACGGCCCCTATTTCGACGCGCTGCTGGAAAAGGCGCCAACCGGCGCGTTGACAGCGCATTACGGTAACGACGCCCTTGGCAGTCTGTTGCAGATGCAGCGCCTTGGAAGATTGCAGATGGTGCTGGGCTACTGGCCGGAAATTCGTTATCAAGCCAGTCACGAAAACATTGGCAACGATGAGCTCGCGTTTTATCCCGTCAAAGGCACGGGCAAGTACCTGCCCGGTTATATCGGTTGCTCCGCGACACCTCAAGGCAAGCAAGCGATCATTGAGATCAATAAGCTGCTAGGCACGCTGCCGCATGACCGACTCAACCAGGCCTATGCCGACTGGCTGGATCCGGAGAGGCGCAGCGACTATCTGGAGGAAGCCAAGGTGTTTTTTGAAAAGCCGGCTGCCCAGTGA
- a CDS encoding CaiB/BaiF CoA-transferase family protein — MPLTGKPLSGLKVIELGTLIAGPFASRICGEFGAEVIKIESPDGGDPLRKWRKLYEGTSLWWFVQARNKKSLTLNLKHPDGLAILKKLLSEADILIENFRPGVLEKLGLGWDVLHALNPKLVMVRLSGFGQTGPMKDQPGFGAVGESMGGLRYITGFEDRAPVRTGISIGDSIAALWGVIGALMALRHREVNGGLGQVVDVALYEAIFAMMESMVPEFDVFGFIRERTGNIMPGITPSSIHTSADGKHVQIGANGDAIFKRFMLIIGREDLANDPVLASNDGRDNRRDELYGVIDRWVNSLPLDTVIEQLNLADVPASRIFSAADMFSDPQYLAREMFLQAKLPDGKDFKMPGIVPKLSATPGTSEWVGPQLGEHNAQLLHDLGYDEGQVAKLREDGAI; from the coding sequence ATGCCGCTCACCGGAAAACCGCTCTCAGGCCTGAAAGTCATCGAATTGGGTACGTTGATTGCTGGACCCTTTGCCTCGCGCATTTGCGGGGAGTTCGGTGCCGAAGTCATCAAAATCGAATCTCCCGATGGCGGTGATCCTTTACGCAAATGGCGCAAATTGTATGAAGGCACCTCGCTGTGGTGGTTCGTCCAGGCACGCAACAAAAAGTCTCTGACGTTGAACCTGAAACACCCGGACGGCCTGGCGATTCTGAAAAAACTGCTCAGCGAAGCCGACATCCTGATTGAAAATTTTCGCCCCGGAGTCCTGGAAAAGCTCGGCCTGGGCTGGGATGTCTTGCACGCCTTGAACCCGAAACTGGTGATGGTGCGGCTCTCAGGTTTCGGCCAGACCGGGCCTATGAAGGACCAACCCGGGTTTGGTGCCGTGGGTGAGTCCATGGGCGGCCTGCGTTACATCACCGGGTTTGAGGACCGAGCGCCAGTGCGCACCGGTATTTCCATCGGTGACTCGATTGCCGCGCTGTGGGGCGTAATCGGCGCATTGATGGCCCTGAGGCATCGCGAGGTCAACGGTGGTTTGGGCCAAGTGGTGGATGTGGCGCTGTATGAGGCAATCTTCGCCATGATGGAAAGCATGGTGCCGGAGTTCGATGTCTTCGGTTTCATCCGCGAACGCACCGGTAACATCATGCCGGGCATCACGCCGTCTTCCATTCACACCAGCGCCGACGGTAAACACGTGCAGATCGGTGCCAATGGTGATGCGATCTTCAAACGCTTCATGCTGATCATTGGCCGCGAAGACTTGGCCAATGACCCGGTACTGGCCAGTAACGATGGCCGTGATAACCGTCGCGACGAGCTGTACGGTGTGATCGACCGCTGGGTCAACTCACTGCCGCTGGACACTGTGATCGAGCAACTGAACCTGGCTGATGTCCCGGCCAGCCGCATTTTCAGCGCCGCAGACATGTTCAGCGACCCGCAGTACCTGGCACGGGAAATGTTTCTACAAGCCAAGCTACCTGATGGAAAGGACTTCAAGATGCCCGGAATCGTGCCGAAACTCTCAGCGACACCCGGCACATCCGAGTGGGTCGGACCGCAGCTAGGTGAACACAATGCGCAGCTACTACACGATCTTGGCTATGACGAAGGACAGGTCGCAAAACTGCGTGAAGACGGGGCAATCTAA
- a CDS encoding YaeQ family protein — protein MAQPSTTYKFELNLTDLDRSVYQSVKQTIARHPSETEERMTVRLLAYAFWYNEQLSFGRGLSDVDEPALWEKSLDDRVLHWIEVGQPDADRLTWCSRRTERTSLLAYGSLRVWEGKVIPAIKNLKNVHIAAVPQDVLETLAKDMPRVIKWDVMISEGTIFVTDDRGQHEVQLQWLSGERG, from the coding sequence ATGGCCCAGCCGTCCACGACCTACAAGTTTGAACTGAACCTCACCGACCTCGATCGTAGCGTTTACCAGAGCGTGAAGCAGACCATCGCCCGTCATCCTTCGGAAACCGAAGAGCGCATGACGGTGCGGCTGCTGGCCTACGCCTTTTGGTACAACGAGCAGCTGTCTTTCGGTCGAGGTCTGTCAGACGTGGATGAACCTGCCCTGTGGGAAAAAAGTCTGGATGACCGCGTCCTGCACTGGATTGAAGTTGGTCAGCCGGACGCTGATCGCCTGACCTGGTGCTCACGCCGTACCGAACGTACCAGCCTGTTGGCGTATGGCAGCTTGCGCGTCTGGGAGGGCAAAGTGATCCCGGCGATCAAAAACCTGAAAAACGTACACATCGCTGCGGTGCCTCAGGACGTGCTGGAAACCCTGGCCAAGGACATGCCCCGCGTCATCAAGTGGGACGTAATGATCAGCGAAGGGACGATTTTCGTGACCGACGACCGCGGTCAGCATGAAGTGCAATTGCAGTGGCTGAGCGGCGAGCGCGGCTGA
- the recJ gene encoding single-stranded-DNA-specific exonuclease RecJ — protein MRIEPRLLPDTLPFLGDLPPLLTRLYAARGVRCEAELDKSLARLIPFQQLKGIDAAVDLLVTALEQRQRILIVGDFDADGATASTVGVLGLRLLGAAHVDYLVPNRFEYGYGLTPEIVEVALTRTPQLLITVDNGISSVEGVAAAKKAGLQVLVTDHHLPGEELPLADAIVNPNQPGCEFPSKALAGVGVIFYVLMALRARLRSQGWYEHKPQPNIGELLDLVALGSVADVVPLDANNRILVHQGLERIRAGRARPGIKAILEVAKREPSRITSTDLGFIVGPRLNAAGRLDDMSLGIECLLTEEADGAREMAAQLDGMNQDRKSIEQGMQREALAQLKDLPVESMPFGLCLFDPEWHQGVIGILASRMKERYFRPTIAFADAGNGLLKGSGRSVQGFHIRDALSVVAAQHPNLISKYGGHAMAAGLTLPQANFPLFAEAFDAEVRRQLREEDLTGRLLSDGTLAVEEFHLELARALRHAGPWGQHFPEPLFHGVFQLVEQRVVGERHLKMVLKSECGSVKLDGIAFGVDRDIWPNPTIKWVELAYKLDLNEFRGNETVQLMIAHIEPR, from the coding sequence ATGCGCATCGAACCTCGCCTGTTGCCCGATACTCTGCCATTCCTCGGTGATCTGCCGCCGCTGTTGACCCGTCTCTATGCGGCGCGGGGGGTGCGGTGCGAGGCTGAGCTGGACAAGAGCCTGGCGCGCCTGATTCCGTTTCAGCAGCTCAAAGGCATCGATGCTGCGGTGGACCTGTTGGTGACCGCGTTGGAACAGCGTCAGCGGATTCTGATTGTCGGTGACTTCGACGCCGATGGTGCGACGGCCAGCACCGTCGGCGTGCTGGGCTTGCGCCTGTTGGGTGCGGCCCACGTCGATTATCTGGTGCCTAACCGTTTCGAGTATGGCTACGGCCTGACCCCGGAAATCGTTGAAGTCGCGCTGACCCGCACGCCGCAGTTGCTGATCACCGTGGACAACGGCATCTCTAGCGTCGAAGGCGTGGCGGCGGCGAAAAAAGCCGGGCTCCAGGTGCTGGTAACCGATCACCACTTACCGGGCGAAGAGCTGCCGTTGGCCGATGCCATCGTCAATCCGAACCAGCCCGGTTGTGAGTTTCCGAGCAAGGCACTGGCCGGTGTCGGGGTGATTTTTTATGTCTTGATGGCGCTACGCGCGCGCTTGCGCAGCCAGGGCTGGTACGAGCATAAGCCACAGCCGAACATCGGTGAGTTGCTGGACCTGGTGGCGTTGGGCAGCGTCGCCGATGTGGTGCCGCTGGATGCCAATAACCGGATTTTGGTGCATCAGGGCCTTGAGCGTATTCGCGCTGGCCGCGCTCGGCCGGGGATCAAGGCGATCCTTGAAGTGGCCAAGCGCGAGCCGTCGCGGATCACTTCCACCGATCTGGGGTTCATTGTCGGCCCGCGGTTGAACGCGGCGGGGCGTCTGGATGACATGAGCCTGGGCATTGAATGCCTGCTCACCGAAGAGGCGGACGGGGCCCGTGAAATGGCGGCGCAACTTGACGGCATGAACCAAGACCGCAAGTCCATCGAACAGGGCATGCAGCGTGAAGCACTGGCCCAACTCAAGGATTTGCCAGTGGAGTCGATGCCGTTCGGGTTGTGCCTGTTCGATCCGGAATGGCACCAAGGCGTCATTGGAATCCTTGCTTCGCGTATGAAAGAGCGCTATTTCCGTCCGACCATTGCCTTTGCCGATGCAGGCAATGGCTTGCTCAAGGGCTCGGGGCGTTCGGTTCAGGGGTTTCATATTCGCGACGCCTTGAGCGTGGTGGCGGCTCAGCATCCGAATCTGATCAGCAAGTACGGTGGTCACGCCATGGCGGCCGGTCTGACGTTGCCGCAAGCAAATTTCCCACTGTTCGCCGAAGCCTTCGACGCTGAAGTGCGTCGGCAACTGCGCGAAGAGGACTTGACCGGTCGCCTGCTGTCGGATGGCACGCTGGCGGTCGAGGAGTTTCACCTGGAGCTGGCCCGCGCGTTGCGCCACGCTGGACCGTGGGGGCAGCACTTCCCGGAGCCGCTGTTTCATGGGGTGTTTCAGTTGGTCGAGCAACGTGTTGTCGGTGAGCGGCACCTTAAAATGGTGCTTAAAAGTGAATGTGGTTCGGTGAAACTGGATGGCATCGCTTTTGGCGTTGATCGAGATATTTGGCCGAACCCGACCATCAAGTGGGTGGAACTGGCCTACAAGCTCGACCTTAACGAGTTTCGCGGTAACGAGACCGTGCAACTGATGATTGCCCACATCGAGCCGCGTTAA
- a CDS encoding NADH:flavin oxidoreductase/NADH oxidase: MSLLLEPYTLRQLTLPNRIAVSPMCQYSSVNGLANDWHLVHLGSRAVGGAGLIFTEAMAVTADGRITAQDLGLWNDEQIEPLQRITRFIAAQGAVAGIQLAHAGRKASTHRPWLGKHGSVTVEDGGWTPVGPSSIAFDPQHTAPKALDEAEIAEVIQAFVESAKRALTAGFKVVEVHAAHGYLLHQFLSPLSNQRRDQYGGSFENRIRLVLQVTEAVRAVWPEELPLFVRVSATDWVEDGWNPDETVELARRLKGLGVDLIDVSSGGTAANAEIPVGPGYQTRFAERVRKESDIATGTVGMITEPAQAEHILRTCQADIIFLARELLRDPYWPLHADDDLGGRKAVWPAQYQRATHRDQPIHESDLRD, encoded by the coding sequence ATGAGTCTGCTGCTTGAACCCTATACCCTTCGTCAATTGACCCTGCCTAATCGCATTGCCGTGTCGCCCATGTGCCAGTACTCCAGCGTCAATGGCCTGGCCAATGACTGGCATTTGGTCCATCTCGGTAGCCGCGCTGTCGGTGGCGCCGGTCTGATTTTTACCGAAGCCATGGCGGTCACCGCCGACGGACGCATCACCGCCCAGGATCTTGGCCTGTGGAACGATGAACAGATCGAGCCGCTGCAACGCATCACTCGTTTCATCGCCGCTCAAGGGGCGGTCGCCGGCATTCAACTGGCTCACGCCGGGCGTAAGGCCAGTACCCATCGGCCCTGGCTGGGCAAGCATGGCAGCGTCACAGTTGAAGACGGCGGCTGGACACCGGTCGGCCCTTCGTCGATTGCTTTCGATCCCCAGCACACCGCTCCCAAAGCATTGGATGAAGCCGAGATTGCCGAGGTGATTCAGGCCTTTGTCGAATCGGCGAAACGTGCGCTGACGGCCGGTTTCAAAGTGGTCGAAGTACACGCAGCCCACGGTTACCTGTTGCACCAGTTTCTTTCGCCTCTGAGCAACCAGCGGCGCGATCAGTACGGCGGTTCCTTTGAAAATCGTATTCGGCTGGTGCTGCAAGTTACCGAAGCCGTTCGTGCGGTCTGGCCTGAAGAGTTGCCGTTGTTCGTGCGGGTGTCGGCCACCGATTGGGTGGAAGACGGCTGGAACCCAGATGAAACCGTCGAGCTGGCGCGGCGGCTGAAGGGCTTGGGCGTTGATCTGATCGATGTTTCATCCGGAGGAACCGCGGCGAACGCCGAGATTCCCGTCGGCCCTGGTTATCAAACGCGCTTTGCCGAGCGAGTGCGCAAGGAGTCAGACATCGCTACTGGCACGGTAGGAATGATTACTGAGCCAGCGCAAGCCGAGCACATTCTTCGGACTTGTCAGGCCGACATCATCTTCCTGGCCCGTGAGCTGTTGCGTGATCCTTACTGGCCGCTGCATGCCGATGATGATTTGGGCGGGCGCAAGGCCGTATGGCCGGCTCAGTATCAGCGGGCGACCCATCGGGATCAGCCGATTCATGAGTCCGATTTACGCGACTGA
- a CDS encoding glucan biosynthesis protein D, with protein sequence MHRRNLLKASMAIAAYTGLSATGLLAARAWAGNGAADGEALAFDFEALKVQAKQLAGNHYQDRKQVLPPTLATLTPQNFNAIQYDGKHSLWNDLNGQLDVQFFHVGMGFKQPVRMYSVDAKTRQAREVHFRPSLFNYEKTTVDTQQLTGDLGFSGFKLFKAPELDRHDVLSFLGASYFRAVDASGQYGLSARGLAIDTYARKREEFPDFTQFWFETPEKDSTRFVVYALLDSPSATGAYRFDIDCQANQVVMGIDAHINARTAIEQLGIAPMTSMFSCGTHERRMCDTIHPQIHDSDRLAMWRGNGEWICRPLNNPATLQFNAFADTDPKGFGLVQTDHEFASYQDTVDWYSKRPSLWVEPTTAWGEGSIDLLEIPTTGETLDNIVAFWTPKKPVAAGDSLNYGYKLYWSALPPVGTPLARVNATRSGMGGFVEGWAPGEHYPPVWARRFAVDFTGGGLDRLPEGAGIEPVVTCSNGEVKDFNVLVLDDIKGYRITFDWYPTHDSVAPVELRLFIRTHDRTLSETWLYQYFPPAPDKRKYT encoded by the coding sequence ATGCACCGCAGAAATTTGCTTAAAGCGTCCATGGCCATTGCGGCTTACACCGGTCTGTCGGCCACAGGTCTGCTGGCCGCACGGGCCTGGGCCGGGAATGGCGCCGCCGATGGCGAGGCTCTGGCGTTCGACTTTGAAGCGCTGAAGGTTCAGGCGAAACAGCTTGCCGGCAATCACTATCAGGACCGCAAGCAAGTGCTACCGCCGACCCTGGCGACCCTGACACCGCAGAACTTCAACGCGATTCAGTACGACGGTAAGCACTCGCTGTGGAACGACTTGAACGGTCAGTTGGATGTCCAGTTTTTCCATGTCGGCATGGGCTTCAAGCAACCCGTGCGCATGTACAGCGTCGATGCCAAGACGCGTCAGGCCCGGGAAGTGCATTTCCGTCCATCGCTGTTCAATTATGAAAAGACCACAGTCGATACCCAACAGCTCACGGGTGACCTCGGCTTCTCCGGGTTCAAACTGTTCAAGGCGCCGGAACTCGACAGGCATGATGTGCTGTCGTTCCTTGGCGCCAGTTACTTCCGCGCAGTGGATGCCTCCGGCCAGTACGGGCTCTCGGCCCGAGGGCTGGCGATCGATACCTACGCCAGGAAGCGCGAAGAGTTTCCGGATTTCACCCAGTTCTGGTTCGAGACACCGGAGAAGGACAGCACCCGTTTCGTGGTCTATGCCCTGCTCGACTCGCCGAGCGCCACCGGCGCCTACCGTTTTGACATCGATTGCCAGGCCAATCAGGTGGTCATGGGCATCGACGCTCACATCAATGCCCGCACCGCCATTGAACAGCTGGGCATTGCACCGATGACCAGCATGTTCAGCTGCGGCACCCACGAACGGCGCATGTGCGACACCATTCACCCGCAAATCCACGATTCTGATCGCCTGGCCATGTGGCGTGGCAATGGTGAATGGATCTGCCGCCCGCTAAACAACCCGGCAACCCTGCAATTCAATGCGTTCGCTGACACCGACCCCAAAGGGTTCGGACTGGTGCAAACCGACCACGAATTTGCCAGTTATCAGGACACCGTCGATTGGTACAGCAAACGTCCAAGCTTGTGGGTGGAACCTACCACCGCGTGGGGCGAAGGCTCTATCGATCTGCTGGAAATTCCTACAACCGGCGAGACACTGGATAACATCGTCGCCTTCTGGACTCCAAAAAAACCAGTCGCCGCGGGAGACTCACTGAACTACGGCTACAAACTTTACTGGAGCGCCCTGCCGCCGGTTGGTACACCGCTGGCTCGGGTCAATGCGACGCGTTCGGGCATGGGCGGCTTCGTCGAAGGCTGGGCGCCGGGCGAGCATTACCCGCCAGTCTGGGCGCGGCGCTTTGCCGTGGACTTCACGGGTGGAGGTCTCGACCGCTTGCCGGAAGGCGCGGGGATTGAGCCGGTGGTCACGTGTTCCAACGGCGAGGTAAAGGACTTCAACGTATTGGTGCTCGATGACATCAAGGGTTACCGAATTACATTTGACTGGTACCCCACCCATGACAGCGTCGCGCCGGTAGAACTGCGGTTGTTCATTCGCACCCATGACCGGACGTTGAGTGAAACCTGGTTGTATCAGTATTTCCCGCCGGCACCGGATAAGCGTAAATACACCTGA
- a CDS encoding APC family permease has protein sequence MSASPDLSAAVADSDAEQLRKLGYTSNFNRSMSLWENFALGFTYLSPVVGVYTLFGLCLAAGGPPMFWAYLLVGCGQLLVCLIFGEVVSQFPISGGVYPWARRLVGKRWAWMVGWIYSIALCVTIAAVAVGAGPYLAAMMGFEPSNTTNIVIALFLTLFATLVNLSGTKVLARIAMFGFLCELIGAVIVGVYLLVFERHQPLSVLFNTFDIRIDGSYLPAFLTASLAGMFLYYGFEACGDVAEETPNPSKQIPIAMCMTIYIGGISAMFACLALILAVPDMQAVINGTDKDPVTTILNNAFGPVGSKVVMGVVMISFISCVISLQAAASRLLYSYARDEMVIGSALLKKISPTTQVPVAALFVSGVLPALIIALGFFLQDAVATIVSFAAIGIYLAFQMIVLAALYARMKGWKPSGKFTLGAWGLPVNIGALIYGVSAIINMAWPRTPEAAWYINYAMVLSTAIVIGLGLLYMWLAKPYDHGTAPAGDAWDVSR, from the coding sequence ATGAGTGCATCACCCGATCTCTCTGCAGCGGTCGCCGACAGCGACGCCGAGCAACTGCGCAAACTGGGTTACACCTCAAACTTCAATCGCAGCATGAGCCTGTGGGAAAACTTCGCCCTGGGTTTCACCTATCTCTCGCCGGTCGTTGGGGTCTATACCCTGTTCGGCCTGTGCCTGGCCGCTGGCGGACCGCCGATGTTCTGGGCCTATTTGTTGGTCGGTTGTGGCCAGTTGCTGGTGTGCCTGATCTTCGGCGAAGTGGTCTCGCAGTTTCCGATTTCCGGCGGCGTATACCCATGGGCGCGTCGCCTGGTGGGCAAGCGCTGGGCGTGGATGGTGGGCTGGATTTACTCCATTGCCCTGTGCGTGACCATCGCCGCCGTTGCGGTCGGCGCCGGTCCGTACCTGGCCGCGATGATGGGTTTTGAACCGAGCAACACCACCAACATTGTCATTGCGCTGTTCCTGACACTGTTCGCCACGCTGGTCAATCTCAGCGGCACCAAGGTGCTGGCACGGATTGCCATGTTCGGCTTCCTCTGTGAGTTGATCGGCGCGGTAATCGTCGGGGTGTACCTGCTGGTGTTTGAACGTCATCAACCGCTCAGCGTGCTGTTCAACACTTTCGACATCCGCATCGACGGCTCATACCTGCCCGCCTTCCTTACCGCGTCGCTGGCGGGGATGTTCCTGTACTACGGCTTCGAGGCCTGCGGCGATGTCGCCGAAGAAACACCGAACCCGAGCAAGCAGATTCCGATCGCGATGTGCATGACCATCTACATCGGCGGCATCTCCGCCATGTTCGCCTGCCTGGCCCTGATCCTCGCCGTACCGGACATGCAAGCGGTGATCAACGGCACCGACAAGGACCCGGTCACCACCATCCTCAACAACGCCTTTGGCCCAGTGGGTTCGAAAGTGGTGATGGGCGTGGTGATGATTTCCTTCATCTCCTGCGTGATTAGCCTGCAAGCGGCGGCGAGTCGTCTGCTGTACTCCTACGCCAGGGACGAAATGGTCATCGGCAGCGCCCTGCTGAAAAAGATTTCCCCTACAACGCAGGTGCCGGTTGCGGCGCTGTTCGTGTCCGGTGTCCTGCCGGCGCTGATCATCGCTCTTGGATTTTTCCTGCAAGACGCAGTCGCAACCATCGTCAGCTTCGCCGCCATCGGCATCTACCTGGCGTTCCAGATGATTGTGCTGGCCGCCCTGTACGCACGGATGAAAGGCTGGAAACCGAGCGGCAAATTCACCCTCGGCGCCTGGGGCCTGCCGGTCAACATCGGCGCGCTGATCTACGGCGTGAGCGCCATCATCAATATGGCCTGGCCGCGTACACCTGAGGCGGCGTGGTACATCAACTACGCCATGGTACTAAGTACCGCGATTGTCATTGGCCTGGGCCTGCTCTACATGTGGCTGGCCAAGCCGTATGACCACGGCACCGCACCCGCGGGGGATGCCTGGGACGTCAGCCGGTAA